Proteins encoded within one genomic window of Paramisgurnus dabryanus chromosome 11, PD_genome_1.1, whole genome shotgun sequence:
- the bcl2l16 gene encoding BCL2 like 16, whose amino-acid sequence MGLSDNSVTGRGLNSPDPLVREAYLMAYDYISYVTAQPGVPPGPAPSRVTAALRHAGDELLTRFPIFFRRWPRVFQDVTEETACSALVSILDEHFAPTRRRDLAWSAVLSVFVLAGQLALHCQERGMTAVLPEIQECVGSYVERVVCPEIRDKGGWSGFVSRFGEKQNLEDQVKKVCCWSLLLLCVGILTYFVWTRRKT is encoded by the exons ATGGGACTGTCAGATAACTCTGTGACTGGCCGAGGCCTGAACAGCCCTGATCCACTGGTGCGCGAGGCCTATCTCATGGCCTACGACTATATAAGTTATGTAACGGCTCAACCAGGCGTCCCACCCGGTCCTGCGCCGTCCCGAGTCACGGCCGCTCTGCGTCACGCAGGTGATGAACTGCTCACCCGCTTCCCCATCTTCTTCCGCCGGTGGCCACGTGTCTTTCAAGACGTGACGGAGGAGACGGCATGCTCGGCCCTCGTTTCCATCCTGGATGAGCATTTTGCACCTACAAGGCGTAGAGATCTCGCCTGGAGTGCCGTGCTGTCCGTGTTTGTTCTGGCCGGTCAACTGGCTCTACACTGTCAGGAGAGAGGCATGACTGCTGTACTTCCTGAGATTCAGGAGTGCGTGGGCAGTTATGTAGAGAGGGTCGTCTGTCCAGAAATTAGGGACAAAGGAGGATGG TCAGGTTTTGTCAGCCGTTTtggagagaaacaaaatcttgAAGATCAGGTGAAGAAGGTGTGTTGCTGGTCCCTGCTCTTGCTTTGTGTTGGGATCCTAACCTACTTTGTATGGACAAGGAGGAAAACTTAG
- the tubb2b gene encoding tubulin beta-2b chain has translation MGEVFVSSHSKKERRLQLPLVLHLRLKDKMREIVHLQAGQCGNQIGAKFWEVISDEHGIDPTGSYHGDSDLQLDRINVYYNEASGGKYVPRAVLVDLEPGTMDSVRSGPFGQVFRPDNFVFGQSGAGNNWAKGHYTEGAELVDSVLDVVRKEAESCDCLQGFQLTHSLGGGTGSGMGTLLISKIREEYPDRIMNTFSVVPSPKVSDTVVEPYNATLSVHQLVENTDETYCIDNEALYDICFRTLKLTTPSYGDLNHLVSATMSGVTTCLRFPGQLNADLRKLAVNMVPFPRLHFFMPGFAPLTSRGSQQYRSLTVPELTQQMFDAKNMMAACDPRHGRYLTVAAIFRGRMSMKEVDEQMLNVQNKNSSYFVEWIPNNVKTAVCDIPPRGLKMAATFIGNSTAIQELFKRISEQFTAMFRRKAFLHWYTGEGMDEMEFTEAESNMNDLVSEYQQYQEATAEEEGEFEEEGEEELA, from the exons ATGGGGGAAGTGTTCGTTTCATCCCATTCGAAGAAAGAAAGACGTTTACAGCTTCCTCTAGTGTTGCACCTTCGATTAAAAGACAAAATGAGGGAAATCGTGCATCTTCAAGCCGGACAGTGCGGTAACCAGATTGGAGCTAAG tTTTGGGAGGTTATCAGTGATGAACATGGAATTGATCCCACTGGCTCTTACCATGGCGACAGTGACCTGCAGCTCGACAGGATCAATGTCTATTACAACGAGGCTTCAG GTGGCAAATATGTGCCCCGTGCCGTTTTGGTGGACTTGGAGCCTGGTACCATGGACTCCGTGAGGTCTGGTCCCTTTGGTCAGGTCTTCAGACCAGACAATTTTGTTTTTG GTCAGAGTGGTGCTGGAAACAACTGGGCTAAGGGCCATTACACAGAGGGAGCTGAACTGGTGGACTCTGTCCTAGATGTGGTACGCAAAGAGGCGGAAAGCTGCGACTGCCTGCAGGGCTTCCAGCTCACTCACTCTCTGGGTGGTGGTACCGGCTCTGGCATGGGTACGCTGCTCATCAGCAAGATCCGTGAAGAGTACCCAGATCGTATCATGAACACCTTCAGCGTCGTGCCTTCCCCTAAGGTGTCCGATACCGTAGTCGAGCCTTACAATGCAACACTGTCGGTCCACCAGCTAGTCGAAAACACAGACGAGACCTACTGTATCGATAACGAAGCGTTGTATGACATCTGCTTCCGCACCCTCAAACTCACCACGCCCTCATACGGTGACCTCAACCATCTCGTCTCTGCCACCATGAGCGGCGTCACCACCTGCCTCAGGTTCCCCGGCCAGCTCAACGCAGATCTCCGTAAACTGGCTGTAAACATGGTGCCCTTCCCTCGTCTTCATTTCTTCATGCCCGGCTTTGCACCTCTCACCAGCAGGGGCAGCCAGCAGTACCGCTCCCTGACCGTACCGGAGCTCACACAGCAGATGTTCGACGCCAAGAACATGATGGCCGCCTGCGACCCACGTCACGGCCGCTACCTCACAGTCGCCGCCATCTTCCGTGGCCGCATGTCCATGAAGGAGGTGGACGAGCAGATGCTTAACGTTCAAAACAAGAACAGCAGCTACTTCGTCGAATGGATCCCCAACAATGTGAAGACCGCCGTCTGCGACATCCCACCCAGGGGACTCAAAATGGCCGCCACCTTCATCGGCAACAGCACGGCCATCCAGGAGCTCTTCAAGCGCATTTCCGAGCAGTTTACTGCCATGTTCAGGCGCAAGGCTTTCCTCCATTGGTACACAGGCGAGGGTATGGATGAGATGGAGTTCACTGAGGCTGAGAGCAACATGAATGATCTGGTGTCCGAGTACCAGCAGTACCAAGAGGCCACCGCAGAGGAGGAGGGCGAGTTTGAGGAGGAGGGAGAAGAAGAGCTGGCTTAA